A stretch of DNA from Pseudonocardia hierapolitana:
AGGTGCTCCTGGCGGTCCAGCTCGGCGGAGATCGCCCGGGAGACGGCGGCGATGTCGTCCAGGCCGACGCCCGTGTCGGAGTCGACCACCACCTTGACGGTGTGGCGGCGGCCCGCGGCCCGGACATCGAGCTGGTCGAGCTCGAACCCGGCGTCCGCGACGAGGGGTGCCAGCACGCCGTGCAGATCGCCGGGCTGAGGCCCGGCATCCTGCGCGGGGCGGGGGGAGGGCATCGCGTCTACTCCTACGAACGGGGTGGGTCTGTCAGGGTATCGCGCCCCCGAACGGACCCACGCGGGCCGTTACCCCGCGTGCACCCCCAGCACCCGGCCGCGTTCCCGGGACCGGGTGGCAGGATGTGCGGCCGGCGAGCGCAGCACGAGAACGCGGAGCGGTGCCGGCGCCATCCTGCGGGTGAGCCGCCGGAGAGGTCTGCGGCCCGCGAGCCCGCCGGAGCGGAGCGGAGGCAGATGGACACACCGTGGAGCCGGCGGCGCGTGCTCGCCGGTCTACTGCTCCTCCCGCCTGCGGTGGCCGGGTGCGCGCTGGGCCGCGCGGCCGGGCCGACCGAGCCCGACCCGCTGATCGCACTCGCCGACGCCGCCCGCGCCGACGCCGCGCTCGCGGCCGCCGCCGTGGCGGCCGACCAGGGCCTCGCCGCGGCGCTGCAGCCGCTCGTCGAGGCGCGCACACAGCACGCCGACGCCCTCGACGGAGAGATCGCCCGGCTGAGCCCGGAACGGCCCACCCCGACCCCCACGCCCCCTCCCGCGCCCACCGGCCGTCCGGGCCGCGCGGAGGTGCAGCGGGCGGTGCTGGCGTCCGGGCGGGCCGCCGGTCAGGTCGCGCTCGGCATGCCGCCCGATCGGGTCGGGCTCGTCGCGTCGGTGGCCGCGTGCTGCAACACCTACGCCGAGGTGCTCGCGTGACGTCGGACGATCCCCGGATCGACGAGACCGCCGTCGCCGCGCTCCAGAACGCGCTCGCGGCCGAGCACGCGGCCATCTGGTGCTACGCGCTGGCCGTCGCCTTCCTCTCCGGCGCCGATGCGACGCGGGCCCGGGAGGACGAGAACGCACACCGCGAGCTGCGCAACCAGGTCGAGGAGACCCTCACCCAGCTCGGGGCACCTCCGGTCTCCGCCCAGCCCGCGTACGCGACGCCGCGACCGGTGACCGACTCCGCGTCGGCCGCCCGGCTCGCGGTCGTCGCCGAGACCGACGCGCTCGCCGCGTGGCGGTCGGTGCTCGAACGCTCCCGCGACCGGGCGCTGCGCCAGGCCGCCCTGGACACCCTGAGCGCCGCAACGCTGCGGTGCGCTCGCTGGCGCGCCGCCGTCGGCGAGTCACCCACGATCCCGGTCTTCCCCGGCAGGCCCTGACTGCGCTCAGGCGAGGGCGTCGAGGGCACGGGCGACGTCCGCCTCGGTGTTGTAGAGGTGGAACGCCAGGCGCGCGCCGCCGGCCCTGGCCGCACTCACGACGCCCGCCGCGGCCAGCCGCTCCCGCGCGCCCTCGCGGCGCACCGACACGATCGCCGACCCCGACGGCTCCATCCCCAACCGCGCGCGGAAGGTCTCGGCGAGACCCACGCAGTGGGCGTGTACCGCGGCGCGGTCGAGGCCGGCGAGCCACGGCAACGCCACCGCCGCACCGACGTGGCAGTACCAGGCGGGCGACGTGTCGAGCGCACGCGCGTCCGGCGCGAGGGTCATCGGAAGGCCGTACACGTCCGACCAGCGGTCGGCGCTCGCGTACCACCCCGCCGCGACCGGGACGGCGGCCAGCTCCGGCCGGATCGCCATCCACGCCACCCCGCGCGGGCTGAGCAGCCACTTGTACCCAGCGGCCACGACGGCGTCGGCCCAGGACAGGTCGGCGTCCAGCCAGCCGAGCGACTGGGTGGCGTCGAGCAGCACGCGGGCACCGCCGGCCCGCGCCGCGCGCAGGGCGTCCAGATCGGCCAGCCGGCCGTCCGCGGACTGGACCGTGCTCACCGCGACGAGGTCGAATTCCCCCGCCCGCTGCCCGACGTCGGCGAGGTCGACCTCGGTGACCTCGACACCGCGGCCGGCGTGCGCCGCGAACGGCCACGTCACGCTTGTGAACTCGCCACCCGCGACGAGCACCCGCGCGCGGCCGGGCAGGGCGGCCGCGACCAACCCGACGAGCGCGGACACCGCGGGCCCGATCGTCACCCGGTCCACGTCGACCCCGACCAGGTCGGCGAACCCCGCCCGGGCCCGCGCGACCGGCTCGTCGAACTCCCCCGCCCGACCTGCTCCCGCCCGCCACCCGGCGACCGCGTCGGCTACCGCCTCACCGACGGGGACCGACGGGATGCCGATGCTCGCCGTGTTCAGGTAGCCGTCGGGAACGTCGAACTCCGTACCGAATGCCTTGCGCACGGGAGGGACACTACGGCCGTGGACAGCCAGCTGATCGAGATCCGGACCGGCGGCCGAGAGGCCGTCGTCGACCTCACCGACGAGATCGCCGCGTTCCTGCGCTCCGCCGGCGCCCGCGACGGTCTGCTCAACGTGTGGGTCCCGCACGCCACCGCAGGCCTCGCGGTCATCGAGACCGGAGCCGGGAGCGACACCGACCTCCTCGCCGCCCTGCGCGACCTGCTCCCCGCCGACGACCGCTGGACCCACCGGCACGGCAGCCCCGGTCACGGCCGCGACCACGTGCTTCCCGCGCTGATCGCGCCGTCGATGTCCGTGCCGGTGGTGGACGGGAGCACGGCGCTGGGCACCTGGCAGTCGGTCTGCCTCGTGGACACCAACGGCGACAACCCCGTCCGCTCCGTCCGCCTCTCCTACCTCCCGGGCTGACCGCCGCGCCCGCACGCCCGACTCACCCCACCCTGACGCCGGACTCACCGCGCCCGATCGCACGACTCGCGCCAGCCCCGCGAGTCGTGCGTTCCGGCACAGCGAGTCCGACATCTCCACACGGCGAGTCCGACATCTCGACACGGCGAGTCGGGCGCTCGGGCTCGGCGAGTGCCGCGTTCGGCCGTCGCTACGGCAGGCGGAGGGCGGCGATGCGGTCGGCCACCTCGGCGGCGGTGCGGAGACGATCGGGGCCCTCGGCGATGCAGTCGCGCACCAGCGCGACCTCCTCCGGTTCGAGGCCGGGGCGCACCTGCGGACGTGTGGAGTGGAGCTCGCGGATCGCGCCGAGCGGGTGCCCGGGCAGCTCCCCGTAGAGGCCCACCCCGGACAGCACGCGGTGGATCGTGGCGCCGAGCGCCCACACCTCGGTGCGCCTCGACGGGCTCGCCCCGGCCAGCAGGTCGGGGTCGCGGAACTCCAGCAACCCGCCGCGGCCCGCACCCGGCACCACCGCCCCGGGCGTCAGCACCCGGGACAGGCCCGGCTCGGCCAGCCGCCCGCCGAGCGTGCCGTCCACCTCCTCGAGGAGCATGACGTTGCCGGGGTGGATCCCGCCGTGGACGATCCCGGCCTCGTGCAGCGCGTGCGCGCCGCGGGCGGCGTGTTCGAGGGCCGTGAGGACCTCCGGCCGGGCAGGCGGGCGGGCCGGCGCCGCGATCGAGCCGAGCGGGAGGTACTCCATCGCGTACGCGAAGTTCTCGCCCAGCACGGCGTCGAACACGCGCACGACGTGCCGCGACGCGACCGCCGCCACCGCCCGCAGCTGCCGCACGGCCCGGTCGAACGCCGGCTCGCTCACGCGCTCGGTGAACACCTTCACCACGACACCCTCGCCGGGGTGGGCCGGCGGCCGGGCGAGGTAGCAGCGCCCGTGCGGCCCCTCACCCAGCAGGCCCAGGACCTCGTAGTCGGCGATCGACGCGGGCGTCGGCGTCGACGTCAGTGTCGCGGGCGGATCCAATCCGGGCGTCCTCTTCTACCGCGTGCCGGACGGCGCCTCGAACTGGAAGCTGCGACCCCCGATCCGCACCCGGGTGCCCGGCACCAGCAGGTGTGTCTCCCCTGCGGGCAGCTGTGTCCACCCCTGCTCCCCCGGTGGCGACACGAACGTGCCGTTGCGGGAGCCGACGTCGACGAGCAACGCCTCCCACCCGTTCAGGACGATCTGCGCGTGCACGCGGGACACCGCTCCAGACGGGTCCTCGAGGGCGAGCGAGCGCAGTGCGCCCGACGCGACCCGCGGGTCGGCCTCCGGCATCCTGCCCATCAGGTACTCCGCGTCGACGGTGTAGGTGGCGCCGTCGTCGAACACGAGCAGGCCGACGGGCGGTCGAGGGGCGGGGTCCTCCGGCCGGTCGTCGACGGCCAGCCCGCCGGTGACGGTGCCGTCCTCCAGCTCCTGCTCGTCGGGCGCACCCAGGATCCGTTCGGACCGCAGCGCGGTGGTGTGCGGCGTCTCCCCGTCCGCGGCGGCCCCCGCATCGGCCAGCGGGTGGACCGGTGGAGCCTGGGCCGGCACACCCAACCGGGGGGTGCCGTCACCGTCGGGGGACTCGCCGTCGGCAGGCGGCCCGGCGGGTTCGGCGGCGATGGGAGGAATCGACCCGATCCTGGTCTCGTCCACCGAACCCGAGCCGAAGGCGGCCGGGTCGGCCCCGATGTCGGCGCTCGCGTACTCGTCCGAACCGCGCTCGTCACCGATGTCCCCGCGCTCGTCCGCGGGCGCCTCCGGCCGGCTGTTCCCGGCCTCGCTCCCGG
This window harbors:
- a CDS encoding ferritin-like domain-containing protein, whose amino-acid sequence is MTSDDPRIDETAVAALQNALAAEHAAIWCYALAVAFLSGADATRAREDENAHRELRNQVEETLTQLGAPPVSAQPAYATPRPVTDSASAARLAVVAETDALAAWRSVLERSRDRALRQAALDTLSAATLRCARWRAAVGESPTIPVFPGRP
- a CDS encoding aminotransferase class V-fold PLP-dependent enzyme yields the protein MRKAFGTEFDVPDGYLNTASIGIPSVPVGEAVADAVAGWRAGAGRAGEFDEPVARARAGFADLVGVDVDRVTIGPAVSALVGLVAAALPGRARVLVAGGEFTSVTWPFAAHAGRGVEVTEVDLADVGQRAGEFDLVAVSTVQSADGRLADLDALRAARAGGARVLLDATQSLGWLDADLSWADAVVAAGYKWLLSPRGVAWMAIRPELAAVPVAAGWYASADRWSDVYGLPMTLAPDARALDTSPAWYCHVGAAVALPWLAGLDRAAVHAHCVGLAETFRARLGMEPSGSAIVSVRREGARERLAAAGVVSAARAGGARLAFHLYNTEADVARALDALA
- a CDS encoding secondary thiamine-phosphate synthase enzyme YjbQ, which gives rise to MDSQLIEIRTGGREAVVDLTDEIAAFLRSAGARDGLLNVWVPHATAGLAVIETGAGSDTDLLAALRDLLPADDRWTHRHGSPGHGRDHVLPALIAPSMSVPVVDGSTALGTWQSVCLVDTNGDNPVRSVRLSYLPG
- a CDS encoding protein kinase domain-containing protein, whose amino-acid sequence is MDPPATLTSTPTPASIADYEVLGLLGEGPHGRCYLARPPAHPGEGVVVKVFTERVSEPAFDRAVRQLRAVAAVASRHVVRVFDAVLGENFAYAMEYLPLGSIAAPARPPARPEVLTALEHAARGAHALHEAGIVHGGIHPGNVMLLEEVDGTLGGRLAEPGLSRVLTPGAVVPGAGRGGLLEFRDPDLLAGASPSRRTEVWALGATIHRVLSGVGLYGELPGHPLGAIRELHSTRPQVRPGLEPEEVALVRDCIAEGPDRLRTAAEVADRIAALRLP